In Haliaeetus albicilla chromosome 2, bHalAlb1.1, whole genome shotgun sequence, a single genomic region encodes these proteins:
- the NCOA5 gene encoding nuclear receptor coactivator 5 isoform X2 encodes MNKASSRSSPARREPYAYGDGRDARRDRSPLRGSPRRDPRDGRDGRNGRDSRDTRDIRARDMRDARDHRDPRDLRDPRDIRDPRDLRDPRDVRDLRDPREPLYDRYRDPRDMRNPRDVRDPRDMRDPWDMRDPRDPLYRRDEAYDRYLRLEDYYRRKDDSYYDRYKEHFDRAPVNSEDRLKREERRREELYRQYYEEIKRRFDAERPVDCSVIVVNKQTKEYAESVGRKVRDLGMVVDLIFLNTEMSLTQALDDVSRGGSPFAIVITQQHQVHRSCTVNIMFGTPQEHRNMPQADAMVLVARNYERYKTESREKEREEIARQAAKMADEAVLQERERPPPMEEGVRGGHPPGIQTLLNLLADNRYLTAEETDKVINYLRDRKERLLRGSTDSLQASMSRQSLGAPSGSSLGSQSSLPSSQAHQGSQPLVSAPSVPVSSSNPQQELQAKILSLFNSGAAAAAAAAANSSSTASAGSSGGTPNQNFANMASGQARSAQMSAGNLNQAQQRLQTPSTQLPALQGTSRNAGPRPGAPPQAQSLYGQHQNRLPAPGNVPAQRPVSSGINFDNPSVQKALDTLIQSGPALSHLVSQTVAQGRAGSSAQQPMGSYQRHY; translated from the exons AGAGCCATATGCCTACGGGGATGGCCGAGATGCTAGACGTGACCGCTCCCCTCTTCGGGGGAGCCCACGGAGAGACCCCAGAGATGGCAGGGATGGTAGAAACGGGCGAGATTCCAGAGACACTCGAGACATTCGAGCTAGAGACATGCGCGACGCCAGAGACCACAGGGACCCACGGGACCTGCGAGACCCACGGGATATCAGGGATCCAAGAGACTTGCGGGACCCTCGTGATGTTAGAGATCTTCGTGACCCACGGGAGCCACTGTATGATCGATACAGGGATCCACGGGATATGAGAAATCCACGAGATGTGAGGGATCCACGGGATATGAGGGATCCATGGGATATGAGAGACCCTCGGGACCCTTTGTACAG ACGAGATGAAGCTTATGACCGTTACCTTCGCCTTGAAGACTACTATCGGCGGAAGGATGACTCTTACTATGACCGTTACAAAGAGCATTTTGATAGAGCACCAGTGAATTCAGAAG ACCGTCTGAAGCGTGAGGAGCGGCGCCGAGAGGAGCTGTACCGTCAGTACTATGAGGAAATCAAGAGACGTTTTGATGCAGAGAGACCTGTGGATTGTTCTGTGATAGTGGTGAATAAACAGACAAA GGAGTACGCGGAGTCAGTGGGGCGGAAGGTGCGGGATCTGGGCATGGTAGTGGACCTGATCTTCCTCAACACAGAGATGTCACTGACGCAAGCCCTGGACGATGTGAGCAGAGGAGGGTCTCCTTTTGCCATTGTCATCACCCAGCAGCATCAAGTTCACCGCTCTTGCACTGTTAACATCATGTTTGGCACCCCACAAG AACACCGCAACATGCCCCAAGCTGATGCCATGGTGCTGGTGGCAAGGAATTATGAGCGCTACAAAACAGAGTCACGGGAGAAGGAGCGTGAGGAAATCGCCCGGCAGGCTGCCAAGATGGCAGATGAAGCTGTTCTGCAGGAGCGGGAGCGCCCACCCCCCATGGAGGAGGGTGTCAGAGGAGGTCACCCTCCAGGGATTCAGACTCTCTTGAACCTGCTGGCTGACAATCGCTATCTAACTGCTGAGGAGACTGATAAAGTAATTAATTACTTGAGAGACCGGAAGGAACGGTTACTGAGGGGAAGCACTGATTCTCTGCAGG cATCCATGTCAAGACAGTCTTTGGGGGCACCTTCAGGATCATCTCTGGGTAGTCAGTCCAGCCTTCCAAGCTCTCAGGCTCATCAGGGTTCGCAGCCTCTGGTCTCTGCTCCTTCTGTTCCAGTGTCCTCTTCTAATCCTCAGCAGGAGCTTCAAGCAAAAATCCTCAGTCTCTTCAACagtggggcagcagcagcagcagctgctgcagcaaacaGCAGTTCTACAGCCTCTGCGGGCTCTTCAGGTGGCACTCCGAACCAGAACTTTGCTAACATGGCCAGCGGTCAGGCCCGGTCAGCACAGATGAGTGCTGGAAATTTAAACCAGGCTCAGCAGAGATTGCAGACTCCAAGCACGCAGCTTCCTGCTCTCCAAGGCACTTCAAGAAATGCGGGTCCAAGACCTGGAGCTCCTCCACAAGCTCAGTCGCTCTATGGTCAGCACCAAAATCGCCTCCCTGCGCCTGGCAATGTACCTGCTCAAAGGCCAGTATCTTCTGGTATCAACTTTGACAACCCTAGTGTACAGAAAGCCTTGGACACCCTTATCCAGAGTGGTCCTGCACTCTCCCACCTAGTGAGCCAAACCGTGGCCCAGGGGCGAGCAGGGTCCTCAGCCCAGCAACCTATGGGTTCCTACCAGCGACACTATTAA
- the NCOA5 gene encoding nuclear receptor coactivator 5 isoform X3 — translation MRDARDHRDPRDLRDPRDIRDPRDLRDPRDVRDLRDPREPLYDRYRDPRDMRNPRDVRDPRDMRDPWDMRDPRDPLYRRDEAYDRYLRLEDYYRRKDDSYYDRYKEHFDRAPVNSEDRLKREERRREELYRQYYEEIKRRFDAERPVDCSVIVVNKQTKEYAESVGRKVRDLGMVVDLIFLNTEMSLTQALDDVSRGGSPFAIVITQQHQVHRSCTVNIMFGTPQEHRNMPQADAMVLVARNYERYKTESREKEREEIARQAAKMADEAVLQERERPPPMEEGVRGGHPPGIQTLLNLLADNRYLTAEETDKVINYLRDRKERLLRGSTDSLQASMSRQSLGAPSGSSLGSQSSLPSSQAHQGSQPLVSAPSVPVSSSNPQQELQAKILSLFNSGAAAAAAAAANSSSTASAGSSGGTPNQNFANMASGQARSAQMSAGNLNQAQQRLQTPSTQLPALQGTSRNAGPRPGAPPQAQSLYGQHQNRLPAPGNVPAQRPVSSGINFDNPSVQKALDTLIQSGPALSHLVSQTVAQGRAGSSAQQPMGSYQRHY, via the exons ATGCGCGACGCCAGAGACCACAGGGACCCACGGGACCTGCGAGACCCACGGGATATCAGGGATCCAAGAGACTTGCGGGACCCTCGTGATGTTAGAGATCTTCGTGACCCACGGGAGCCACTGTATGATCGATACAGGGATCCACGGGATATGAGAAATCCACGAGATGTGAGGGATCCACGGGATATGAGGGATCCATGGGATATGAGAGACCCTCGGGACCCTTTGTACAG ACGAGATGAAGCTTATGACCGTTACCTTCGCCTTGAAGACTACTATCGGCGGAAGGATGACTCTTACTATGACCGTTACAAAGAGCATTTTGATAGAGCACCAGTGAATTCAGAAG ACCGTCTGAAGCGTGAGGAGCGGCGCCGAGAGGAGCTGTACCGTCAGTACTATGAGGAAATCAAGAGACGTTTTGATGCAGAGAGACCTGTGGATTGTTCTGTGATAGTGGTGAATAAACAGACAAA GGAGTACGCGGAGTCAGTGGGGCGGAAGGTGCGGGATCTGGGCATGGTAGTGGACCTGATCTTCCTCAACACAGAGATGTCACTGACGCAAGCCCTGGACGATGTGAGCAGAGGAGGGTCTCCTTTTGCCATTGTCATCACCCAGCAGCATCAAGTTCACCGCTCTTGCACTGTTAACATCATGTTTGGCACCCCACAAG AACACCGCAACATGCCCCAAGCTGATGCCATGGTGCTGGTGGCAAGGAATTATGAGCGCTACAAAACAGAGTCACGGGAGAAGGAGCGTGAGGAAATCGCCCGGCAGGCTGCCAAGATGGCAGATGAAGCTGTTCTGCAGGAGCGGGAGCGCCCACCCCCCATGGAGGAGGGTGTCAGAGGAGGTCACCCTCCAGGGATTCAGACTCTCTTGAACCTGCTGGCTGACAATCGCTATCTAACTGCTGAGGAGACTGATAAAGTAATTAATTACTTGAGAGACCGGAAGGAACGGTTACTGAGGGGAAGCACTGATTCTCTGCAGG cATCCATGTCAAGACAGTCTTTGGGGGCACCTTCAGGATCATCTCTGGGTAGTCAGTCCAGCCTTCCAAGCTCTCAGGCTCATCAGGGTTCGCAGCCTCTGGTCTCTGCTCCTTCTGTTCCAGTGTCCTCTTCTAATCCTCAGCAGGAGCTTCAAGCAAAAATCCTCAGTCTCTTCAACagtggggcagcagcagcagcagctgctgcagcaaacaGCAGTTCTACAGCCTCTGCGGGCTCTTCAGGTGGCACTCCGAACCAGAACTTTGCTAACATGGCCAGCGGTCAGGCCCGGTCAGCACAGATGAGTGCTGGAAATTTAAACCAGGCTCAGCAGAGATTGCAGACTCCAAGCACGCAGCTTCCTGCTCTCCAAGGCACTTCAAGAAATGCGGGTCCAAGACCTGGAGCTCCTCCACAAGCTCAGTCGCTCTATGGTCAGCACCAAAATCGCCTCCCTGCGCCTGGCAATGTACCTGCTCAAAGGCCAGTATCTTCTGGTATCAACTTTGACAACCCTAGTGTACAGAAAGCCTTGGACACCCTTATCCAGAGTGGTCCTGCACTCTCCCACCTAGTGAGCCAAACCGTGGCCCAGGGGCGAGCAGGGTCCTCAGCCCAGCAACCTATGGGTTCCTACCAGCGACACTATTAA
- the SLC12A5 gene encoding solute carrier family 12 member 5 isoform X2, protein MLNNLADCEDGDGGASQGDGNPKESSPFINSTDLEKGKEYDGKNMALFEEEMDTSPMVSSLLSGLANYTNLPQGSREHEEAENNDGGKKKPVQAPRMGTFMGVYLPCLQNIFGVILFLRLTWVVGIAGIMESFCMVFLCCSCTMLTAISMSAIATNGVVPAGGSYYMISRSLGPEFGGAVGLCFYLGTTFAGAMYILGTIEILLAYIFPAMAIFKAEDASGEAAAMLNNMRVYGTCVLTCMATVVFVGVKYVNKFALVFLGCVILSILAIYAGVIKSAFDPPSFPICLLGNRTLSRHGFDLCTKMVVEGNETVGSKLWELFCTSRFLNATCDEYFTMNNVTEIEGIPGAASGLIQENLWSSYLTKGVIVEKRGLPSVSPPDTPVDMDQPYVFSDMTSYFTLLVGIYFPSVTGIMAGSNRSGDLRDAQKSIPTGTILAIATTSAVYISSVVLFGACIEGVVLRDKFGEAVNGNLVVGTLAWPSPWVIVIGSFFSTCGAGLQSLTGAPRLLQAISRDGIVPFLRVFGHGKANGEPTWALLLTACICEIGILIASLDEVAPILSMFFLMCYMFVNLACAVQTLLRTPNWRPRFRYYHWTLSFLGMSLCLALMFICSWYYALVAMLIAGLIYKYIEYRGAEKEWGDGIRGLSLSAARYALLRLEEGPPHTKNWRPQLLVLVRGDQEQNVVHPQLLSFTSQLKAGKGLTIVASVLEGTFLDNHPQAQRAEESIRRLMEAEKVKGFCQVVISSNLRDGMSHLIQSSGLGGLQHNTVLVGWPRSWRQKEDHQTWRNFIELVRETTAGHLALLVAKNVAMFPGNQERFSEGHIDVWWIVHDGGMLMLLPFLLRHHKVWRKCKMRIFTVAQMDDNSIQMKKDLTTFLYHLRITAEVEVVEMHESDISAYTYEKTLVMEQRSQILKQMHLTKNEREREIQSITDESRGSIRRKNPANTRLRLSVPEEQVGDGEEKPEEEVQLIHDKNATTFSSSSQSPGDEVETAPEKVHLTWTKEKSVAEKNKSKSPVSPEGIKDFFNMKPEWENLNQSNVRRMHTAVKLNEVIVKKSQDAKLVLLNMPGPPRNRKGDENYMEFLEVLTEHLDRVLLVRGGGREVITIYS, encoded by the exons GCGATGGCAATCCCAAGGAGAGCAGCCCCTTCATCAACAGCACGGACCTGGAGAAGGGCAAAGAGTACGATGGCAAGAACATGGCCCTCTTCGAG GAGGAGATGGACACTAGCCCCATGGTCTCGTCCCTGCTGAGTGGGCTGGCCAACTACACCAACCTGCCGCAGGGCAGCCGGGAGCACGAGGAGGCTGAGAACAATGACGGGGGCAAGAAGAAGCCAGTGCAG GCCCCACGGATGGGCACCTTCATGGGCGTCTACCTGCCCTGCCTCCAGAACATCTTTGGAGTCATTCTCTTCCTGCGCCTCACCTGGGTGGTGGGGATCGCCGGCATCATGGAGTCCTTCTGCATGGtcttcctctgctgctcctgt ACAATGCTGACTGCCATTTCCATGAGTGCGATTGCCACCAACGGTGTGGTGCCAG CGGGTGGCTCCTACTACATGATCTCGCGCTCCCTGGGACCTGAGTTTGGTGGAGCTGTGGGGCTCTGCTTCTACCTCGGCACCACCTTTGCCGGCGCCATGTACATCCTGGGGACCATCGAAATCCTGCTG GCCTACATCTTCCCAGCCATGGCCATCTTCAAGGCAGAGGATGCCAGTGGGGAGGCGGCCGCAATGCTCAACAACATGCGCGTGTACGGCACCTGCGTGCTGACCTGCATGGCCACTGTGGTGTTCGTGGGGGTCAAGTATGTCAACAAGTTTGCCCTGGTCTTCCTGGGCTGTGTCATCCTCTCCATCCTCGCCATCTACGCTGGTGTCATCAAGTCGGCCTTCGACCCGCCAAGCTTCCC GATCTGCCTCCTGGGCAACAGGACCCTCTCGCGCCATGGCTTCGACCTCTGCACCAAGATGGTGGTGGAGGGGAACGAGACGGTGGGCTCCAAGCTCTGGGAGCTTTTCTGCACCTCCCGCTTCCTCAACGCCACCTGTGATGAGTACTTCACCATGAACAACGTGACCGAGATCGAGGGCATCCCCGGCGCTGCCAGCGGCCTCATCCAAG agAACCTCTGGAGCTCGTACCTGACCAAGGGTGTGATCGTGGAGAAGCGGGGGCTGCCGTCGGTGAGCCCCCCCGACACCCCGGTGGACATGGACCAGCCCTACGTCTTCAGCGACATGACCTCCTACTTCACCCTGCTCGTCGGCATCTACTTCCCCTCGGTCACAG GCATCATGGCTGGCTCCAACCGCTCTGGAGACCTGCGGGACGCCCAGAAGTCCATCCCCACGGGCACCATCCTGGCCATCGCCACCACCTCTGCGGTCT ATATCAGCTCCGTTGTCCTCTTTGGGGCGTGCATTGAGGGGGTCGTCCTGCGTGACAA GTTTGGTGAAGCTGTCAACGGGAACCTGGTGGTTGGCACCCTGGCATGGCCATCCCCGTGGGTCATTGTCATCGGCTCCTTCTTCTCCACGTGTGGGGCCGGTCTGCAGAGCCTCACAGGAGCCCCCCGCCTCCTGCAAGCCATCTCCAGGGACGGGATCGTGCCCTTCCTCAGG GTCTTTGGCCACGGCAAAGCCAACGGGGAGCCAACGTGGGCCCTGCTGCTCACAGCCTGCATCTGCGAGATCGGCATCCTGATCGCCTCCCTGGACGAGGTGGCTCCCATCCTCTCCAT GTTTTTCCTCATGTGCTACATGTTCGTCAACCTGGCATGTGCGGTGCAGACCCTGCTGCGGACGCCCAACTGGCGGCCCCGCTTCCGCTACTACCACTG GACCCTGTCCTTCCTGGGTATGAGCCTCTGCTTAGCGCTGATGTTCATCTGCTCCTGGTACTACGCGTTGGTCGCCATGCTGATCGCTGGCCTCATCTACAAATACATCGAGTACCGCGG GGCGGAGAAGGAGTGGGGTGATGGGATCCGGGGGCTGTCCCTGAGCGCAGCCCGCTACGCCCTACTGCGGCTAGAGGAGGGGCCCCCACACACCAAGAACTGGAG GCCGCAGCTGCTGGTCCTGGTCCGCGGGGATCAGGAGCAGAACGTGGTGCACCCGCAGCTCCTGTCCTTCACGTCGCAGCTCAAGGCTGGCAAGGGGCTCACCATCGTGGCCTCCgtgctggaagggaccttcctGGACAACCACCCGCAGGCGCAGAGGGCAGAGGAG TCCATCCGCCGCCTGATGGAAGCGGAGAAGGTGAAGGGCTTTTGCCAGGTGGTGATCTCCTCCAACCTGCGGGACGGCATGTCCCACCTCATCCAGTccagcgggctgggggggctgcagcacaaCACGGTGCTGGTGGGCTGGCCCCGCAGCTGGCGCCAGAAGGAGGACCACCAGACCTGGAGGAACTTCATCG AGCTGGTGCGAGAGACCACGGCTGGGCACCTGGCCTTGCTGGTGGCCAAGAATGTCGCCATGTTCCCGGGCAACCAGGAGCGGTTCTCGGAGGGCCACATCGATGTCTGGTGGATCGTCCACGATGGGGGGATGCTCATGCTGCTGCCCTTCCTCCTGCGGCACCACAAG GTCTGGCGCAAGTGCAAGATGCGTATCTTCACGGTGGCGCAGATGGACGACAACAGCATCCAGATGAAGAAGGACCTGACCACATTCCTGTACCACCTGCGCATCACCGCAGAGGTGGAGGTGGTGGAGATG CACGAGAGCGACATCTCCGCCTACACCTACGAGAAGACGCTGGTGATGGAGCAGCGCTCCCAGATCCTCAAGCAAATGCACCTCACCAAGAATGAGCGGGAGCGGGAG ATCCAGAGCATCACGGACGAGTCCCGTGGCTCCATCCGGCGCAAGAACCCAGCCAACACGCGCCTGCGCCTAAGTGTCCCCGAGGAGCAAGTGGGGGATGGCGAGGAGaagccagaggaggag gtCCAGCTCATCCATGACAAAAACGCCAccaccttctccagcagctcccagtcCCCTGGTGATGAGGTGGAGACGGCACCTGAGAAGGTGCATCTCACCTGGACCAAGGAGAAATCTGTCGCCGAGAAGAACAAGAGCAAGAGCCCTGTCAGCCCTGAGGGCATCAAGGACTTCTTCAACATGAAGCC GGAGTGGGAGAACCT GAACCAGTCCAACGTGCGGAGGATGCACACAGCTGTGAAGCTCAACGAGGTGATCGTCAAGAAGTCCCAGGACGCCAAGCTGGTCCTGTTGAACATGCCGGGGCCTCCCCGCAACCGGAAAGGGGATGAGAACT ACATGGAGTTCCTGGAGGTGCTGACAGAGCACCTGGACCGAGTGCTCCTGGTGCGTGGTGGGGGCCGGGAGGTCATCACCATCTACTCCTGA
- the SLC12A5 gene encoding solute carrier family 12 member 5 isoform X1, with translation MSRRFTVTALPRHGPPAARGPDRGAGGGRLPGRDGRGDGNPKESSPFINSTDLEKGKEYDGKNMALFEEEMDTSPMVSSLLSGLANYTNLPQGSREHEEAENNDGGKKKPVQAPRMGTFMGVYLPCLQNIFGVILFLRLTWVVGIAGIMESFCMVFLCCSCTMLTAISMSAIATNGVVPAGGSYYMISRSLGPEFGGAVGLCFYLGTTFAGAMYILGTIEILLAYIFPAMAIFKAEDASGEAAAMLNNMRVYGTCVLTCMATVVFVGVKYVNKFALVFLGCVILSILAIYAGVIKSAFDPPSFPICLLGNRTLSRHGFDLCTKMVVEGNETVGSKLWELFCTSRFLNATCDEYFTMNNVTEIEGIPGAASGLIQENLWSSYLTKGVIVEKRGLPSVSPPDTPVDMDQPYVFSDMTSYFTLLVGIYFPSVTGIMAGSNRSGDLRDAQKSIPTGTILAIATTSAVYISSVVLFGACIEGVVLRDKFGEAVNGNLVVGTLAWPSPWVIVIGSFFSTCGAGLQSLTGAPRLLQAISRDGIVPFLRVFGHGKANGEPTWALLLTACICEIGILIASLDEVAPILSMFFLMCYMFVNLACAVQTLLRTPNWRPRFRYYHWTLSFLGMSLCLALMFICSWYYALVAMLIAGLIYKYIEYRGAEKEWGDGIRGLSLSAARYALLRLEEGPPHTKNWRPQLLVLVRGDQEQNVVHPQLLSFTSQLKAGKGLTIVASVLEGTFLDNHPQAQRAEESIRRLMEAEKVKGFCQVVISSNLRDGMSHLIQSSGLGGLQHNTVLVGWPRSWRQKEDHQTWRNFIELVRETTAGHLALLVAKNVAMFPGNQERFSEGHIDVWWIVHDGGMLMLLPFLLRHHKVWRKCKMRIFTVAQMDDNSIQMKKDLTTFLYHLRITAEVEVVEMHESDISAYTYEKTLVMEQRSQILKQMHLTKNEREREIQSITDESRGSIRRKNPANTRLRLSVPEEQVGDGEEKPEEEVQLIHDKNATTFSSSSQSPGDEVETAPEKVHLTWTKEKSVAEKNKSKSPVSPEGIKDFFNMKPEWENLNQSNVRRMHTAVKLNEVIVKKSQDAKLVLLNMPGPPRNRKGDENYMEFLEVLTEHLDRVLLVRGGGREVITIYS, from the exons GCGATGGCAATCCCAAGGAGAGCAGCCCCTTCATCAACAGCACGGACCTGGAGAAGGGCAAAGAGTACGATGGCAAGAACATGGCCCTCTTCGAG GAGGAGATGGACACTAGCCCCATGGTCTCGTCCCTGCTGAGTGGGCTGGCCAACTACACCAACCTGCCGCAGGGCAGCCGGGAGCACGAGGAGGCTGAGAACAATGACGGGGGCAAGAAGAAGCCAGTGCAG GCCCCACGGATGGGCACCTTCATGGGCGTCTACCTGCCCTGCCTCCAGAACATCTTTGGAGTCATTCTCTTCCTGCGCCTCACCTGGGTGGTGGGGATCGCCGGCATCATGGAGTCCTTCTGCATGGtcttcctctgctgctcctgt ACAATGCTGACTGCCATTTCCATGAGTGCGATTGCCACCAACGGTGTGGTGCCAG CGGGTGGCTCCTACTACATGATCTCGCGCTCCCTGGGACCTGAGTTTGGTGGAGCTGTGGGGCTCTGCTTCTACCTCGGCACCACCTTTGCCGGCGCCATGTACATCCTGGGGACCATCGAAATCCTGCTG GCCTACATCTTCCCAGCCATGGCCATCTTCAAGGCAGAGGATGCCAGTGGGGAGGCGGCCGCAATGCTCAACAACATGCGCGTGTACGGCACCTGCGTGCTGACCTGCATGGCCACTGTGGTGTTCGTGGGGGTCAAGTATGTCAACAAGTTTGCCCTGGTCTTCCTGGGCTGTGTCATCCTCTCCATCCTCGCCATCTACGCTGGTGTCATCAAGTCGGCCTTCGACCCGCCAAGCTTCCC GATCTGCCTCCTGGGCAACAGGACCCTCTCGCGCCATGGCTTCGACCTCTGCACCAAGATGGTGGTGGAGGGGAACGAGACGGTGGGCTCCAAGCTCTGGGAGCTTTTCTGCACCTCCCGCTTCCTCAACGCCACCTGTGATGAGTACTTCACCATGAACAACGTGACCGAGATCGAGGGCATCCCCGGCGCTGCCAGCGGCCTCATCCAAG agAACCTCTGGAGCTCGTACCTGACCAAGGGTGTGATCGTGGAGAAGCGGGGGCTGCCGTCGGTGAGCCCCCCCGACACCCCGGTGGACATGGACCAGCCCTACGTCTTCAGCGACATGACCTCCTACTTCACCCTGCTCGTCGGCATCTACTTCCCCTCGGTCACAG GCATCATGGCTGGCTCCAACCGCTCTGGAGACCTGCGGGACGCCCAGAAGTCCATCCCCACGGGCACCATCCTGGCCATCGCCACCACCTCTGCGGTCT ATATCAGCTCCGTTGTCCTCTTTGGGGCGTGCATTGAGGGGGTCGTCCTGCGTGACAA GTTTGGTGAAGCTGTCAACGGGAACCTGGTGGTTGGCACCCTGGCATGGCCATCCCCGTGGGTCATTGTCATCGGCTCCTTCTTCTCCACGTGTGGGGCCGGTCTGCAGAGCCTCACAGGAGCCCCCCGCCTCCTGCAAGCCATCTCCAGGGACGGGATCGTGCCCTTCCTCAGG GTCTTTGGCCACGGCAAAGCCAACGGGGAGCCAACGTGGGCCCTGCTGCTCACAGCCTGCATCTGCGAGATCGGCATCCTGATCGCCTCCCTGGACGAGGTGGCTCCCATCCTCTCCAT GTTTTTCCTCATGTGCTACATGTTCGTCAACCTGGCATGTGCGGTGCAGACCCTGCTGCGGACGCCCAACTGGCGGCCCCGCTTCCGCTACTACCACTG GACCCTGTCCTTCCTGGGTATGAGCCTCTGCTTAGCGCTGATGTTCATCTGCTCCTGGTACTACGCGTTGGTCGCCATGCTGATCGCTGGCCTCATCTACAAATACATCGAGTACCGCGG GGCGGAGAAGGAGTGGGGTGATGGGATCCGGGGGCTGTCCCTGAGCGCAGCCCGCTACGCCCTACTGCGGCTAGAGGAGGGGCCCCCACACACCAAGAACTGGAG GCCGCAGCTGCTGGTCCTGGTCCGCGGGGATCAGGAGCAGAACGTGGTGCACCCGCAGCTCCTGTCCTTCACGTCGCAGCTCAAGGCTGGCAAGGGGCTCACCATCGTGGCCTCCgtgctggaagggaccttcctGGACAACCACCCGCAGGCGCAGAGGGCAGAGGAG TCCATCCGCCGCCTGATGGAAGCGGAGAAGGTGAAGGGCTTTTGCCAGGTGGTGATCTCCTCCAACCTGCGGGACGGCATGTCCCACCTCATCCAGTccagcgggctgggggggctgcagcacaaCACGGTGCTGGTGGGCTGGCCCCGCAGCTGGCGCCAGAAGGAGGACCACCAGACCTGGAGGAACTTCATCG AGCTGGTGCGAGAGACCACGGCTGGGCACCTGGCCTTGCTGGTGGCCAAGAATGTCGCCATGTTCCCGGGCAACCAGGAGCGGTTCTCGGAGGGCCACATCGATGTCTGGTGGATCGTCCACGATGGGGGGATGCTCATGCTGCTGCCCTTCCTCCTGCGGCACCACAAG GTCTGGCGCAAGTGCAAGATGCGTATCTTCACGGTGGCGCAGATGGACGACAACAGCATCCAGATGAAGAAGGACCTGACCACATTCCTGTACCACCTGCGCATCACCGCAGAGGTGGAGGTGGTGGAGATG CACGAGAGCGACATCTCCGCCTACACCTACGAGAAGACGCTGGTGATGGAGCAGCGCTCCCAGATCCTCAAGCAAATGCACCTCACCAAGAATGAGCGGGAGCGGGAG ATCCAGAGCATCACGGACGAGTCCCGTGGCTCCATCCGGCGCAAGAACCCAGCCAACACGCGCCTGCGCCTAAGTGTCCCCGAGGAGCAAGTGGGGGATGGCGAGGAGaagccagaggaggag gtCCAGCTCATCCATGACAAAAACGCCAccaccttctccagcagctcccagtcCCCTGGTGATGAGGTGGAGACGGCACCTGAGAAGGTGCATCTCACCTGGACCAAGGAGAAATCTGTCGCCGAGAAGAACAAGAGCAAGAGCCCTGTCAGCCCTGAGGGCATCAAGGACTTCTTCAACATGAAGCC GGAGTGGGAGAACCT GAACCAGTCCAACGTGCGGAGGATGCACACAGCTGTGAAGCTCAACGAGGTGATCGTCAAGAAGTCCCAGGACGCCAAGCTGGTCCTGTTGAACATGCCGGGGCCTCCCCGCAACCGGAAAGGGGATGAGAACT ACATGGAGTTCCTGGAGGTGCTGACAGAGCACCTGGACCGAGTGCTCCTGGTGCGTGGTGGGGGCCGGGAGGTCATCACCATCTACTCCTGA